TTGAACAAACGAGGTCAGAAtataatgaaacaaaattcttaattaaaataaaccagTGATAATCTCATCGATAGGAACGAGGTTGGAGCCAGAACCGGTAGCACTGTTGAAAGCAGAAGCTAAATTAGAAGCAGCATTGGACCCGGTAGATGCTGCATTTGAAGCTAAAGACGCCAAATTTGACCCGGCCGTGGAGGCAGCATTAGATGCCGTGTTTGCTGCATTTGATGCTAAAGACGCCAAATTTGACCCGGCCGTGGAGGCAGCATTAGATGCCGTGTTAGCTGCATTTGATGCTAAAGACGCCAAATTTGACCCGGCCGTGGAGGCAGCATTAGATGCGGTGTTAGCTGCATTTGATGCTAAAGACGCCAAATTTGACCCGGCCGTAGAGGCAGTATTAGATGCGGTGTTAGCTGCATTTGATGCTAAAGACGCCAAATTTGACCCGGCCGTGGAGGCAGCATTAGATGCCGTGTTAGCTGCATTTGATGCTAAAGACGCCAAATTTGACCCGACTGTGGATGCAGCATTAAATGCAGTGTTAGCTGCATTTGATGCTAAAGACGCCAAATTTGACCCGCCCGTGGAACCACCATTAGACGCGGTATTAGCTGCATTTGATGCCAAAGACGCCAAATTTGACCCGGCCGTGGAGGCAGCATTCGACAGAGAAGACCCTGCATTTTGCACTGCAGAGCCTAAATTCGACACAGCACCAGAAATGGCAGAGCCAGCAGAAGAGGCAAGTTCACCAGCTGATGATGTACCGCTGAAGGTGTTGATGATTGAAGTAGTCGAGCAGCTGCCAATTTCCATTAGGATCTTAGCTGTGCCTACGCCGGCGTTCACGAGGCTCGATCCAGCGCACATTTCTAATTGTGCTGGTAAAGTTGTCATGAACAGGTTGAGACGGCCGATCtgttgacaaaaaataaatttagtttacaactatgatagatagatagagatATTCTTAGGGTATATTTTCACGATCTGACAATGCCTAATAGAGTTAaccaatattttttcttctcttGGTAAGTATTTTACTCAAGAGTAAATCACCCCTTTACTTGAAATGAGTAACTCTTGAAAAGAATAGccctcaataaaaataaaattttactaaCTGCTAGTCCGCTCTGCATTAAGAAAGAAGCTGCTTTCATTTCTGTCCTCACGGCAACAGTTCCAAGGCACGCGCCGGCAGCCAGAATATTTGAACTATGGTGTTCTGTGCAGTTCCTCATTTCTCCCACAG
The Pectinophora gossypiella chromosome 9, ilPecGoss1.1, whole genome shotgun sequence genome window above contains:
- the LOC126369646 gene encoding probable GH family 25 lysozyme 3 isoform X2, with product MVRHRRDISFEIFGNTQKLIEKLIADLNKAADQAKQAVVQFRNGLLEQANKIREKLIADINKIREKISESIKKIQDKFVNSGSAVGECINGHRSDVDAILNNAQTEALRCINARIEDVGEMINKLSALCETGQDIASAAVGEMRNCTEHHSSNILAAGACLGTVAVRTEMKAASFLMQSGLAIGRLNLFMTTLPAQLEMCAGSSLVNAGVGTAKILMEIGSCSTTSIINTFSGTSSAGELASSAGSAISGAVSNLGSAVQNAGSSLSNAASTAGSNLASLASNAANTASNGGSTGGSNLASLASNAANTAFNAASTVGSNLASLASNAANTASNAASTAGSNLASLASNAANTASNTASTAGSNLASLASNAANTASNAASTAGSNLASLASNAANTASNAASTAGSNLASLASNAANTASNAASTAGSNLASLASNAASTGSNAASNLASAFNSATGSGSNLVPIDEIITGLF
- the LOC126369646 gene encoding uncharacterized protein LOC126369646 isoform X1 — translated: MKYFSVLFITLVVVCGALASPLAIEDHSMVRHRRDISFEIFGNTQKLIEKLIADLNKAADQAKQAVVQFRNGLLEQANKIREKLIADINKIREKISESIKKIQDKFVNSGSAVGECINGHRSDVDAILNNAQTEALRCINARIEDVGEMINKLSALCETGQDIASAAVGEMRNCTEHHSSNILAAGACLGTVAVRTEMKAASFLMQSGLAIGRLNLFMTTLPAQLEMCAGSSLVNAGVGTAKILMEIGSCSTTSIINTFSGTSSAGELASSAGSAISGAVSNLGSAVQNAGSSLSNAASTAGSNLASLASNAANTASNGGSTGGSNLASLASNAANTAFNAASTVGSNLASLASNAANTASNAASTAGSNLASLASNAANTASNTASTAGSNLASLASNAANTASNAASTAGSNLASLASNAANTASNAASTAGSNLASLASNAANTASNAASTAGSNLASLASNAASTGSNAASNLASAFNSATGSGSNLVPIDEIITGLF